From the Macaca nemestrina isolate mMacNem1 chromosome 2, mMacNem.hap1, whole genome shotgun sequence genome, the window cccagattgaacaactccctttagcatttcttataggacaggcCTGATGTTGATGAAATTTCACaactttggtttttcttttctttttttttgagatggagtctcgctctgttgcccaggctggagtgcagtggcacggtctcagctcatggcaacctctgcctcccgggttcaagcgattctcctgcctcagcctcccaagtagctgggattacaggtgcccaccaccacgcccagctaatttttgtatttttagtagagacatgttggccaggctggtctcaaactcctgacctcaagtaatccacccgccttggcctcccaaagcgctgagattacagttgtgagccaccgcacccagccagctttGGTTTTTCTAggagtctttatttctccttcacggttgaaagatattttcaccagatatactgTTCTagggtaagttttttttttcattcagcactttAAGTTTGTCGGGCCACTCTCTCTCAGCCTTTAACATtttcactgaaaagtctgctgttgGAGCTAcattatatgttatttgtttcttttcttttcctgcttttaggatacacacacacacatacacacacacatatatatttttagacaaggtcttgctttgtcacttaGGCTGCAGTGTAacggcacaatcatggctcatggctcacggctcactgcagccttgaactgctgggctcaagtgatcctcctgccttggtctcccaaaatgctgagattacacatatgagtcactgcacctggccaggattcTTTCTTTACCCTTGATCTTTGgtagtttgattattaaatgccttgtgGAATTTGACAGACATCCTTGCAGTTTAAGatgacacttttaaaataaattatctcctAATGATGACTTGAGCCCTGCCACTCAATGGGAGAATCAGCAGAACCTGTAGGATCTTATTTGGAATTGACATTCTCTATTGTAATTTTgttcctgtttatttttaaattttctttttgtttcactgGATCTTTAGGAAAGATGATGCCCAGTTTTAAACATTAAAAGTGTACAAGTTGCTTTGTTACAATAAAACtaaatgtgtacacacacacacacaattttaagTTCTTAATGGAAAAATAACAATTGTAATAATGATGGGGTAAAATGTGGTGCTTTAATATGTGTATagattgtggaatgattaaatcaagctaatcaACATACCCATCATTCACATACCCCCCTTTTTTtctggtgagaacatttaaagtcTCTTTCaggaattttgaaatatgtaacaCATAATTGTTTACTCTAGTCATCATGCTGTAAGATAGATCTCTGAAACTTTTTCCTCCTGTctgactgaaactttgtaccctctGACCAACATGGCCCCAATCCCCCCACACCCCTCTCACCTCTGGTAAAGCCCATTATACTCTTTACCTCTGAGAGTCTGACTTTTTAGAATTTCACATAtaggtgaaataatttttttttttgcttatttttaaaatatggcattATTCATTGAAAAATTCCAAGTCAAAACATTTGTTTCCCACCAATACATTGCTACTAttattccactgtcttctggATTCATTTTTTGCTGCTGAGAAGCCAGTTATCTAACTGCTTTGTCATTGTAGTGGCCTTCTCTTTTTGCATATTAAAAAATCTCTTTGACTTTGGCATTTTGTAGACTTATTCTAATaatcttaaatgttttttttttttttttttttgagatggagtctggctctgtcgcccgggctggagtgcagtagccagatctcagctcactgcaagctccgccccctgggttcacgccattctcctgcctcagcctcccgagtagctgggactacaggcgcccgccgcctcgcccggctagttttttgtattttttattagagacggggtttcaccgtgttcgccaggatggtctcgatctcctgacctagtgatctgcccgtctcggcctcccaaagtgctgggattacaggcttgagccaccgcgcccggccacttaaatgtgtttttatttttatttatcatttgtgAAAATTGTTATGCTTCCTTAATGAGGGTACTATGCTATGCCCAGAACTATGTATGTTCTTAGAAATATCCTTGTTTTTTCCTCTCTAGGGCACTGAAAGCCTTGGCACCTGTATCTGCCATAGGATGATAAAGATTAATGTACTCATGCCTTTTACACTAGTTCGTGGTGGGAATCTGTTCATTCCCCATACCCcagattgaaataataaaattctcaATACATGGCATTTCTTACTACCTCCTACCTTTCTCCATCTGTGTTCTTTGATTTAGCTTAGAATCCCTTTATGATATCTCCAAGAAGATTCTTAACCCTGAGTATAGGGTATATTCTTTTCAGAGAATGTGAGGAGAgagtttgtttaattttttgccaGGCTTATCATCTATTAGGGAACATCTTAAACTAAACTCTCAGCTTTTCCCCCTAAAGCAGATTGTGTTTTATTCTACTTGGAGCCAAGACTGATAAATGCATCTTAGTTCCATCTCCTTTtgtattgagtttttttttctcttttgtttattaTCTTACCCACTAAAGGTATCATGTTTTGGAAGACTGGGACTTTTTTCAGGGCAGTGTGACCgctacattttcttttccccataAATGGACCATTAAAACCAAAACTCTAGGTAACCATGGATTGTTACGTACTCTCAAGGAAACTTTTGCTTTAGCACTCACTGGATTCTACCTCTCTGGATTCACGATTTGTCATCATTTTTGGCTTTGGAGAATTTCTCTTACATTTTGTAAGCTGTgctttgactttaaaaatattaaaataattttctccatcactttcaAGAGTGTTGTTTAGAGGATTTTGGGGACTGTTTAGTTTGTGTATTGCTGAAGATGGATGTCCTTTGTTACTTCTAGAGCAGGGTATCAGTCTCTTGCAATAGAAGACACAGTTTTGGAAACAGGGCCACCATCCCTCTTCAGAATGATTAGATAATGAGACTGGGTCTTGTGACTGATTAACTGCTTTGTTATAGGGAGAGGACAGAGAGATAATTGAGTTGTAGTGGCAATTGTGGGCAAGATGGTAGTACAGGGGAGTTCTATCTACTGAAGGCAGAGAGCATTGCTAGGAAATATTAAACCATATTACCTACAGACATCTACTTTCAAAAGAAAGATACAAGGCTCCAGAAATCAGAAATGGAGTAGGAAACACTATGTCTGATTGAGCAGCTGATATTTTGATGACTCATGGTACTGGGACTAAACTATATAATGGCAACTGGGATTTCTGCTCCTTTGAGGGGGCTAAAATTTGGCTCCCTGCCAATATTCAAAGGTTGTAGAGGCACTAACCACTGTTTCATGGTTGTGCCTGCAGTTGATCAAGGAAAGACAAATTGAAACCTGGAAAGAGCCTCTGCGTAATTGATTAGACCTGTGACTTTCCAGAAAGACAAGTTACAAGAGTTCCAAAGCCCTAATTCTGAATCGTGGTCCTGGGAAGACTAGGAgtggaaactataaaaattataaatgtgggATTCAGAAGATGAATTCCCACCCAGAATGTGCCCACTAATGAAAATTACTAAGCACGAGGCAATCCAAtgtgattaaaaacaaataatgagaGATTTTACCTGTGGGGAAATTGAATCAATTTagttattaaagttaaaaaattttcaaaacataaatgaTGGAATGCCTTCCATGAACAAACTAGAAGTTTATGATACCAAGTGGGAAAGTTTTGAAgcaacaatcttgaaaaaaaatcctgaaaaaaaaattctttgaaatgaaaACTTTCTTATAGAAGTATAAACAGaataacaaaaaccaaaccaaaacaaacagaatattGGAAGCAGTCAACCAGAGTAGTTAATTGGATTAAAGAATAAAGGAAgttggggccgggtgtggtggcttacacctgtaatgtcagcacttttggaggctgaggcaggctgatcacttgaggtcaggagttcaagaccagcctggccaacatggtgaaaccctgtctctaccgaaaatgcaaaaaatagccgggcgtggtggcttacacctgtaatctcagcacttttggaggccgaggcaggcggatcacttgagatcacgagttcaagaccagcctggccaacatggtgaaaccctgtctctaccaaaaatgcaaaaaatagccgggcgtggtggtgagcacctgtaatcccagctacttggaaggctgaggcaggagaaacatttgaacctgggaggcagaggttgcagtgagccaagatcaggccactgtactccagcctgggcaacaaagtgagacttcatctcaaaaaaaaaaaaaatacaggaagttGGATTTGATaaggtgtacacacacacacacacatatatattaagaTATTTAGATGTTATGAGCCAGGGGAGATTGATTGAGCTGTGCCATTATATATATCTgattggatttctttctttttttctttttttgggacagggtcctGCTCGgttgcccagctggagtacaatggcacaatctcagctcactgcaacctttgcctcctgagttcaagagattctcctgcctcagcctcctgagtagctgggattacaggtgcatgccaccacacctggctaatttttgtatttttggtagagacagggttttgccatgttagccaggctggtcttgaactcctcacctcaggtgatccagccacctcggcctcccatctGATTGGATTTCATGGGGAAATAGGCGATATTCCAAGAGATGAAACTTAAGATTTTGTGGTATTTCAGGCAAGAAATAATTTCCAATATTGATAGTTAACTAAATTCTATCAatctaaatgaaaatatagtCTACCTCTAGACACATTATAGTAAACTGTAGAACATCAAAAgcaaatcaacatttaaaaaatatactaaaattggccagatgtggtggatcacacctgtaatcccagcactttgggaggttaaggggggtggatcacttgagcccaggagttccagactagcctgggcaacctggtgaaaccctgtccctacaaaaaatacacttgagcctgggatgttgaggctgcagtgagccgtgattgcaccactgcaccgccgcttgggcgacagagtgaatcctgtcttaaaaaaagaaaacacacacacacaaacagccaAATTACAACTTGTTATAATATAAAAGGAATAACAACTTCATTGACAGAAGACATcctgcaacaacaaaaaatgtcaaAACAACGGGCTAATATCTTTAAAGTACTGTagttaaatatcattttaaaattaagaatgaagGTGTAATTAAAACATTTACAGACATAtagttctcagaaagtttatcaCACAAAAACATGGTCAGACTTACAGAAGCAAGATAGCTTATCACACGTAAGACACAGtggaaagaaatattaaaggatattcttcaacaaaaagaaaactgaagctagAATGAGGGAGTGGAATGTAAGAATAAAAAGGCAGGAAATAATTGGTAAGGCATAGTGGTAGATCTGAATAGTTActgatgtttttaaataaaatcagctCATTGACATCAGCTTCACCAGTAACATTTTATCTCCTATATACAAATATGAGATAAATACAgtaataaattaacattttaaaagctagAAGTTTGGTTTACATGAGAAAAAACTCAGGGTagattttaaaaggtataaaataATGTGGAATAGCAGGAATGCAAACACTTGCCATTGGGTGAAATCACCAGattaacaaattaaaacaaaaaatatataacacaatGCATGCTGAAaacatctgataaaattcaacacaacTTTTAAGACTGGAAGAGAACTTCAGCAGGATAAGGGGTTCCTAGGAAGAAGCAACATACAGTATTGTATAGTAAGCATACTGTGTGGCAGTTTCCTGGGAGAACAGTTGGAAAAACCCTTAGAAAAACCATGGCTAAGTCTTCCAAAattcatgggaaaaaaataacaaggtAACTAAAAACGTTTAAGAGATCTAGTGGTTTCTTGGTTTGGGGAGAAACGGGAGTGGCAGTACGATGCTGGAGAAAGACTGGAATTTGAGAGAAAGAACTGATGCAAAACGAGGGAGAATGAAAGGATCTGAATATGACCTTGTAAAGAAGCCCAGAAATCTGGATACATTTTCTGGTATCCCTGGGCAGATTTTCTATTTAAAGATGAGGTCTAGAATATGCCTTTTCTTGCTACGTCTTCGTCTCCTACTATCGGTAGTGTACAGCGAAAAAGCAATTGTTCGAACACGGGGTGCCCAATTTCCAGGTTGTTGGATAATGTGAAAGATTCCCGCAATCCCAGAGGGCCGCCAGTAGAGCGGCCAGGATTGTTGTGTGTACGTGGGGGTGGGGGTTTATGCCTGGAACAGGCGTCTCCGGGCCTTGCACTGAGGGCGTTCTGGTAGCGGCGGGCGAGCGTGGGGACCTGGACTCCCCACGCGCGGagagggaggtagaggttggagAGGTGAGCTGGGGACAGGCTCCAGAAGGTGGAATTCCGGGTCGAAGACGGGGCGTACGCTCTCCAAACTGGGGTTGGGGGCCAGAGCACAGGGTTCTGGCATGGGGCCCTCCTGGTAGGGGCTGAACATACTTCTAGCGGAGGGGTAGAGCCCAGCGGCTGAGCCGGTTGGGGAGTCCATCCGGAGCTCCAGGAACTCGGGGTCCGCCTCCTCCTCGTAGGCCTCTTCCTGGGCGGCGATCTCTGGGACAGATGCACAGAATTCCAGCTCGACGACGACGTCCTCCCTGAGAGCGCCCAGGAAAACGTTCGCTTCCAGGCCGGCAGACGAGTCGCCCTGTGCTCCTGAGCGTTCGTCGACGGAGCTCAGGAGGACCTCGGGGATCAGGATGAGGGTGTGTCCACCGAGAGACACTCGCAGGATCGACGTTGGTGCGGGCTCTAGCACCAGGTCAACGTCGTCCAGGGGCACACGCAGGGCACAGCCCGCGGCCAGGACCACTACGGAGGTGAGCGCGCCCACGGCCGGGGTCCCCGGGTCTTCCAGGCTGGGCGCCACGCGGGGTTCGGGGCCCGCGGGCTCCTCCAATCGGAGGCGCTTGGCAGGGCAGGGTCCTCCTGGCCGCTGTCCCCACCAGGGCGCAGGGCGAGCTCTGGGGCTGCGGGGCCGGCTGCCCATCACCTCGACGGCGCTGTGGACGGCGCTCCTGGGCCTAGCCGAGGACGTGGGGAGCGCGGGCGGTGAAGTCCTCTTTGAGGTAACAGATGTCAGGGGTAGGCGAGGCGGGTTGAGTAGAGTCCTCAGAGCTCCAGGGGCGCCTCCCGGGGGACCGCAGTCCGGGCTACTGGTGGTGCCTCGCCGGCCGCCGGGCTCAGCCTAGCGCGTTGGAATCTTGGGTCTTCCTGACGCAGACCCGGATGCTCACTGCAAAGCCAATTATGTTGTAAATGACGGCAGCGGAACCGAAGTCGCAAAATGTCACGCAATGCTCCGCCCCCTGGAGGACTCGCGCTAGAGGCGGAGGTATCCTGGCTGTCCAGTATCCGTGGCTGTGGTTGGTCGGTCACGCTGGGGAAGTACTCATACAGGCCCCTAGGGGATAGAATGATCAGTATAACTTATTCAGAAAAAATGGTACAACTGTAATAGAATTTCAAAGATGGCTCGCCTGTAGAAGTCATGTTTTCTTGCGATTTCAGGGATTCTAGAGAAAAGACGGCTTAGAAAGATCTCACCGACCCATCCAAATGCAACATACAATTCCTTTAATGCtactaaattatttcattttagaagTATTCAGAAAATGTAGATTTCTACTTgggaaaattgcttttaaaatactaAGTGAAGCTGaaagtggtggctcacgcttgcaatctcagcactttgggaggccgaggaaggctgatcgcttgagcccaggagttcaagaccactctgggcaacatggtgagactcagtccctatgaaaaattaaaaaattcaaaaattagccaggcgtggtggtgcgtacctgtggtcccagctacttgggaggctgagatgacaGGATTGATGGAGCCTAAGAGGTCAAAGCTGGAGTGAACTGTGgtggcgccactgcgctccagcctgggcaacagagtgagatcctgtctcaaaaaaaaaaaaaaaaaaaaaaaagtgaaacgtTTGTGATAATTTCATCCTGAAAgttaaaaatgttagaaaattattaatcattaataaaatttaaaacgatattaataaaattaattttttcttttcttttctttttttttttgagacagagtctctctctgtcgcccaggctggagcgcagtcgCGATCTCTgttcattgcaagctccgcctcccgggttcacgtcattctcctgcctcagcctccctagtagctaggactacaggctcctgccactgcgcccgactaattttttttgtatttttagtggagatggggtttcacagtgttagccaggatggtctcgatctcctgatctcgtgatccacctacctcggcctcccaaagtgctgggattgcaggcgtgagtcactgagcccggccgttataaaattaatttttaaattgaacacTTATATTTCCAtgattcttgaattttttttttttttttaagatggaatctcgctctgttgcccaggctggagtgcagtggtgcaatctcagttcactgcagtcttggcCTCTCAGGCTtcggtgatcctcccacctcagcctcctgagtagctgggactacagacctaAGCCACCATACTGGctatttttttcgtatttttagtagagacagggttttgccatgttgcccaggctggtctcaaactcttgggctcaagcgatcctccctcgtcggcctctcaaagtgctgggattacaggtgtgagccactgcatccgacctgagttttttttttttttgaaatggagccttgctctgtcgcctaggttggagtgcagtggcgcgatctcagctcactgcaacctccgcctcccgggttcaagccattctgctgcctcagcctcccgagtagctggcagtacaggcacttgccaccacgcctagctaatttttgtattttagtacagtcgaggtttcaccatgttgaccagtctggtctcaaactcctgacctcaagtgatccacctgctttggcctcctaaagtgctggggttacaggaataagccaccacgcccagccctgagttattttttttatttttatttttttgagactaagtctccctcttgtcccccaggctggagtgcaatggcacgatctccacttactgcaacctccgcctcccaggttcaagtgattttcctgcctcagcctccctagtagctgggattacaggtacctgccaccacgcccagctaatttttgtatttttagtagagacggggtttcaccatgttggccaggctggtctcgaactcctgacctcaggtgatccgcctgcctcggcctcccaaaatgttgggattacaggcatgaaccactgtcccCTGCCAGCCCTGAGTATTTTAAAAAACGATCTTTTTCAATCTTCACAACACCTGAGGCTCAGTGGTAAagcaaatttttcttaaaaaaaatttaaaaaatttgtgtgggtatatagtagatgtatatatttatggggtacataagatgttttgatacagaaatgcagtgtgaaataagcacagtatagagaatggggtatccatctcctcaagcatttatcctttgagttacaaacacaccagttacactctttaagttatcaaatagtagatcttattcattctttgtatttttttggtttgctttaaCCGTCCTCACTTCTCTGGTAAAgcaaatttttcaaaatcaaatacGCAGGTTGTGTTGGATGTAGGAATCAAATGCACAGACATAGCTGGCTTTAAATCAAAGACTCTTTCCTCATACTTTTATGAGGAAAGTAGGAGTAGATCACCAATTGGTACTGTGTATGCCTTTCAAATTAACAGGTAATACCCCTTCCcccattcttttttcaaaatggcTTTCCCTGCTTACATTCCTATGAGCAGAGTATGTTTCCATTTCACTACATCTTTGCAAGCATTTCTTATTGCCACATTCTTAAATCTTTTTCAACCTATTGTAGTAAAATGctatttcattttgcatttctgattaCCAATAAAGTGaaccattttttcatatgcttatttgctattcttatatctttttatttgaaatgctcctgtcttctatttttttacttttagaaaattcAGGTTCACAATATTGTATAGCAGTTATTCATCAGATATATGTGTAGCAAATATCTCTGTCATTCTCCCACAGTTTTTGAAGACATTAGCACCTGATTCATTATTATTCCCAGCCGATCTACCTCTGATATACTTTGTggtaattttaatgttttcatggATTTTTCCCCCTGAAGTCCTAGCCTCTTAGTTCAAAATTTTGTTCTCCCTCCTACCTCATTGACTCATACCCTTGATTTCGTTGTTACCCCAAGTTGCAATCCCTTTACGATCACaatttcaacattttattctCACAGCACCACCTTCTAACTTTCTaactcagttttaaaaaatatccaaatCTATCCATTTTTCATTCTCTCTGGAAAAATCCTTTTATCCTACCGTCTTTTAATGGAAACTGATATCATCGGGTTCTCACTTCCTTCTTTACTGGGAACTTAAATTCCATGGACAGTCTTGATAATCATTGTCATAGTTATATCTTCACCTTTCTTTCCTGTCTACTGCTTTGCTGGTTAAATCTATCTGCCTGCTTGGTGTCCTTACTTGTATAGCTGAATGTGTCTGGAGAAAAACACTCAATCTCTTTGACTAGTCTCGCTTTATAATCATGATCACTAACCTTTAGTCGGTTCCAAATGCTGCCAAGTGATCTTACTACATTGCTCCAGTCCATTCATTCTCTCACTCTTCCAGATGAAtattgcttgctttctcttttcttctcaagCCTCCAATACTTAATCTcgtattttcacttttaaatgatCACCTTGCTTTCTTTTCACTGAGAGAATCTAAGCAATccaaagatatttttcaaaattcccaTAATCACATCTGCCCATATAGTTGCATCGAGACT encodes:
- the LOC105469950 gene encoding proline-rich protein 23B, with the translated sequence MGSRPRSPRARPAPWWGQRPGGPCPAKRLRLEEPAGPEPRVAPSLEDPGTPAVGALTSVVVLAAGCALRVPLDDVDLVLEPAPTSILRVSLGGHTLILIPEVLLSSVDERSGAQGDSSAGLEANVFLGALREDVVVELEFCASVPEIAAQEEAYEEEADPEFLELRMDSPTGSAAGLYPSARSMFSPYQEGPMPEPCALAPNPSLESVRPVFDPEFHLLEPVPSSPLQPLPPSPRVGSPGPHARPPLPERPQCKARRRLFQA